One genomic segment of Desmodus rotundus isolate HL8 chromosome 5, HLdesRot8A.1, whole genome shotgun sequence includes these proteins:
- the YPEL5 gene encoding protein yippee-like 5: MGRIFLDHIGGTRLFSCANCDTILTNRSELISTRFTGATGRAFLFNKVVNLQYSEVQDRVMLTGRHMVRDVSCKNCNSKLGWIYEFATEDSQRYKEGRVILERALVRESEGFEEHVPSDNS; this comes from the exons ATGGGCAGAATTTTCCTTGATCATATTGGTGGTACTCGTCTGTTTTCCTGCGCAAACTGCGATACAATTCTGACCAACCGCTCAGAACTCATCTCCACTCGTTTCACAGGCGCCACTGGCAgagcatttctttttaacaag GTAGTTAACCTGCAGTACAGTGAAGTTCAAGACCGGGTTATGCTCACTGGCCGCCACATGGTTCGGGATGTGAGCTGTAAAAACTGCAATAGCAAACTGGGATGGATCTATGAGTTTGCCACTGAAGACAGCCAGCGTTATAAGGAAGGCCGTGTGATCCTGGAACGTGCCCTAGTTCGGGAGAGTGAGGGTTTTGAGGAGCATGTACCATCTGATAACTCTTGA